The following coding sequences lie in one Drosophila sulfurigaster albostrigata strain 15112-1811.04 chromosome 2R, ASM2355843v2, whole genome shotgun sequence genomic window:
- the LOC133836234 gene encoding mite group 2 allergen Gly d 2.02, translating into MLRFALLTFACLFAAVSATTVQECKNKPFPLKVEVADCEEPPCTVYKGQYAIMDVTFLGDRNNLKNITTKVQAKVFGMNLPYDLPEEVSNVCDNLLYGAMCPIDKDEDVTYRFNFYIESAFPEITADVTVQLNDLDGNSITCFICSCKIRKGPSSLVLEIDQDEKHDAEE; encoded by the exons tgtcagCGCCACAACAGTTCAGGAATGt aaaaataaaccattCCCACTAAAGGTTGAAGTTGCAGACTGTGAAGAGCCACCATGCACCGTATATAAGGGACAATATGCCATTATGGATGTCACATTTTTGGGTg ACCGAAACAATCTGAAGAACATTACAACGAAAGTGCAAGCTAAAGTTTTTGGCATGAATCTGCCCTATGATCTGCCCGAGGAAGTCTCAAATGTGTGCGATAATTTGCTATACGGCGCAATGTGCCCCATCGATAAGGATGAAGATGTCACCTATCGGTTCAATTTCTATATTGAGTCCGCGTTTCCCGAAATTACCGCCGATGTTACCGTGCAACTGAACGATCTCGATGGTAATTCGATCACTTGCTTTATTTGTAGCTGCAAAATTCGCAAGGGACCCTCATCGTTGGTCTTGGAAATCGACCAAGATGAAAAACACGACGCCGAGGAATGA
- the LOC133837009 gene encoding uncharacterized protein LOC133837009 produces the protein MQQNQLILMSILLLATLLNGVQCADKEPSTEVKQCSGSKPFPLEVRVHGCVTPPCNVFKGTDAIFEIDFAVDKFITNMTTLVKATTLGIITVPYELPEDVADVCTNLMYGAYCPVYPTEDVTYLFQFPVGEYPEIGVKIEIYLADQDGDVATCFVCDIKVKKNTGSTKMYELDFLNRK, from the exons atgcaACAGAATCAACTAATCTTAATGAGCATTTTGCTCTTGGCGACGCTGCTAAATGGCGTCCAATGCGCAGATAAAGAACCTTCCACAGAAGTCAAGCAGT GCTCTGGGAGCAAACCTTTTCCCTTGGAAGTGCGTGTTCATGGCTGTGTGACGCCTCCGTGCAACGTCTTTAAAGGAACGGATGCCATATTTGAGATTGATTTCGCCGTTGACAAGTTCATCACCAACATGACAACCTTGGTCAAGGCCACAACATTGGGAATTATAACGGTGCCCTATGAGCTGCCCGAAGATGTTGCCGACGTCTGCACCAATCTGATGTATGGCGCCTATTGTCCCGTTTATCCCACGGAGGATGTCACCTATCTCTTTCAGTTTCCAGTGGGAGAATATCCTGAAATCGGTGTGAAAATCGAGATATATCTGGCCGATCAGGATGGCGATGTGGCCACCTGTTTTGTGTGTGATATCAAAGTCAAAAAGAACACCGGCAGTACCAAAATGTATGAGTTGGATTTTCTGAACCGCAAATAA